Proteins co-encoded in one Leptospira levettii genomic window:
- a CDS encoding response regulator: protein MNHDMILLVDDDGAIRKMLRIALEAKGYQIMEAVSKKDTIESIALHSPKLVLLDLQLPDGNGLEVIKEVRTFSDVPFIVLSVMNSEEDKIALLDAGADDYITKPFSMGELLARIRTAFRRLPTEDTPINWENENLVIDFLNHQVVKSNQTIQLTPTEFQILTFLVKNSGKIISHELLIKTIWGEMAQNEMNSLRVHITQLRKKIENTPNQPEWIITVPGVGYRWAD, encoded by the coding sequence ATGAATCATGATATGATACTATTGGTAGATGATGATGGTGCCATTCGAAAAATGTTACGAATTGCACTTGAGGCAAAAGGGTATCAGATCATGGAAGCTGTTTCTAAAAAAGATACAATTGAATCAATCGCGCTACATTCTCCAAAACTAGTCTTACTCGACTTACAATTACCTGATGGAAATGGTTTGGAGGTAATCAAAGAAGTGCGTACCTTTTCCGATGTTCCTTTTATCGTATTGTCAGTAATGAATTCTGAGGAAGATAAAATTGCCTTACTTGATGCAGGTGCAGATGATTATATCACAAAACCATTTAGTATGGGTGAACTCCTTGCCAGGATTCGCACTGCATTTCGTAGATTGCCAACGGAAGATACTCCTATCAATTGGGAAAATGAAAACTTGGTCATTGATTTTCTTAACCACCAGGTGGTAAAAAGTAATCAGACCATTCAATTAACACCAACTGAATTTCAAATCTTGACATTTCTTGTGAAAAATTCAGGAAAAATCATTTCTCATGAACTCTTAATTAAAACCATATGGGGAGAAATGGCACAAAATGAGATGAATTCACTTCGTGTCCATATCACCCAATTGCGTAAAAAAATTGAAAATACACCTAACCAACCAGAGTGGATCATAACAGTTCCAGGTGTTGGTTACCGATGGGCAGATTAG
- a CDS encoding porin has product MLNQVTIHFYLSNILQVKSIVKFVLILFGFCLLFSPIQSEGNKETEDDTKSALKQKTITLPSSFQFGGFIDSYYAYNRNLPKVTERNYTTQAVRNGEFNINLAYLDAKVEEKNYRGRLAFQWGTSVNANYAAEVTTEKYSNQASVKNIQEAYTGFKLGKDTWIDMGIFFGNIGYESWISHNNVNYTRAFALDYVPYYSSGVRLSHQFTDKLSGQIQILNGWQNITDNNKDKSFGSQIKYIFNQYFTLTLNQFVGNEAPNFERKQMRYYNNTILEWNVTDRFKLVGQFDIGAQKAKQSFEYAPWLALYDPSLGEYRETLSNAYRQWYHGTIWASFLLTPEYRLSFRLERFYDPLQVLATTGTRNGFMANGYTTTFDILSFDPGLLRLEYVYRRSADSIFAYRDGLTSKKEDLVIVAFSLKF; this is encoded by the coding sequence ATGTTGAATCAAGTCACAATTCATTTTTACCTTTCAAATATTTTACAAGTGAAATCAATTGTAAAATTTGTTTTGATACTTTTTGGTTTTTGCCTCTTGTTTTCTCCGATCCAATCAGAAGGAAACAAAGAAACAGAGGATGATACCAAGTCTGCTTTGAAACAAAAAACAATAACCCTTCCTAGTTCCTTTCAGTTTGGTGGATTTATTGATTCGTATTATGCATACAACCGAAATCTTCCCAAAGTTACCGAAAGAAACTACACGACACAAGCTGTTCGGAATGGTGAATTTAATATCAATTTAGCATATTTAGATGCGAAAGTTGAAGAAAAAAATTATCGTGGTCGATTGGCATTTCAGTGGGGAACCTCAGTGAACGCGAATTATGCGGCTGAAGTGACGACTGAAAAATACTCAAATCAGGCTTCTGTTAAGAATATCCAAGAAGCCTATACTGGTTTCAAACTTGGGAAAGATACTTGGATCGATATGGGAATTTTTTTTGGTAATATTGGGTATGAGTCTTGGATTTCACATAATAATGTAAACTACACACGAGCGTTTGCCTTAGATTATGTACCTTACTATTCTTCCGGGGTTCGTTTGTCTCACCAATTTACTGACAAGTTGAGTGGACAGATTCAAATCTTAAACGGTTGGCAAAACATAACGGATAATAATAAAGACAAATCGTTTGGAAGCCAGATAAAATATATATTCAATCAATATTTTACTCTTACACTCAATCAATTTGTTGGGAATGAAGCGCCTAACTTCGAAAGAAAACAGATGCGTTACTACAATAATACAATTTTGGAGTGGAATGTTACTGATCGATTCAAACTAGTTGGTCAATTTGATATAGGTGCACAGAAAGCAAAACAAAGTTTTGAATATGCGCCATGGTTGGCATTATATGATCCAAGTTTAGGAGAATATCGTGAGACTCTTTCCAATGCGTATCGGCAATGGTACCATGGTACGATTTGGGCTAGTTTTTTATTAACCCCAGAATACCGTTTGAGTTTTCGACTGGAACGTTTTTATGATCCTTTGCAAGTGTTAGCTACCACTGGAACAAGGAATGGATTTATGGCCAATGGTTACACAACTACTTTTGATATTTTAAGTTTTGATCCCGGTTTATTACGATTGGAATATGTTTACCGACGTTCCGCCGATTCTATATTTGCCTACCGAGATGGGCTGACCTCAAAAAAAGAAGATTTAGTCATTGTAGCATTTTCTTTGAAATTTTGA